The following are from one region of the Amia ocellicauda isolate fAmiCal2 chromosome 1, fAmiCal2.hap1, whole genome shotgun sequence genome:
- the LOC136751998 gene encoding uncharacterized protein LOC136751998 isoform X1, with protein MALVDGGWEELREQLALLSGRSSVVVDVGPTVHQYSHTGLLHLSDEVLVLILRLLDPVSLLRVGSTCRTLFRVCSCCSLWSRLLQASFGVSFTTATISISAKHSFRLLFMWRTLYTNLHCNRSLQEKLFTERPPPKYWVQWLVLEERVPLPPVRLPDCEIEKLWGIGRESLEGKCREEAEDGDGNVLKMEWKELFNLNVQHHGSVANILQYVLHQQEENDHRDLEALYQQYTQFRFQWHFSYWLFKQPKPFDRQLRMIFLQWQGHSKQKVSGWGSPICNLKYLASLHHITLDYWRGKLANGDENAGIRTVENYFSMCKSLVAWILGQNWGRFKRRKVYLDTLEGVHRMLKKELHTSVIDHKQFWQVAKVQMARVCKLEETAVNYVNWRMIDAVPYYRLYMVSGCAVYLEHIKVFLRRKRLIHDWIFQEENTWVRRLLSEDLYLLLQFDTKISEGNLHGDSLSAHLSRIIWLYLHSGQQLYMEAVKGFVQHSAQARLGYCVLVSVSPGFYSPSVN; from the exons ATGGCGCTTGTGGATGGAGGTTGGGAGGAGCTGCGGGAGCAGTTGGCTTTGTTGTCCGGCCGGTCTTCCGTTGTAGTGGACGTTGGGCCCACGGTGCATCAATACTCCCACACCGGACTGCTACACCTGAGCGACGAGGTCCTCGTCCTCATCCTGCGGCTTCTGGACCCCGTCTCCTTGCTCCGGGTGGGCAGCACCTGCAGGACGCTGTTCAGGGTGTGCAGTTGCTGCTCCCTGTGGTCAAGACTCCTCCAG GCGTCATTTGGGGTTTCATTTACCACTGCCACCATCTCCATCTCCGCCAAGCATTCTTTCCGCCTCCTGTTCATGTGGAGGACGCTGTACACAAACCTGCACTGCAACAGGTCCCTGCAGGAGAAGCTATTTACAGAGAGGCCTCCCCCAAAATACTGGGTCCAGTGGCTGGTGCTTGAAGAGAGGGTGCCCTTGCCTCCAGTCAGACTACCTGATTGTGAAATTGAGAAACTCTGGGGAATAGGCAGAGAATCGCTCGAAGGAAAATGCAGAG AAGAAGCTGAAGATGGTGATggcaatgttttaaaaatggagTGGAAGGAACTGTTTAACCTTAACGTCCAGCACCATGGCAGTGTTGCCAACATCCTTCAATATGTTCTTCATCAGCAGGAGGAAAATG ACCACAGGGATTTGGAGGCCTTGTACCAGCAGTACACTCAGTTCAGGTTCCAGTGGCACTTTTCCTACTGGCTGTTCAAGCAGCCGAAGCCCTTCGACCGACAACTGCGGATGATCTTTTTGCAGTGGCAGGGGCACAGTAAGCAGAAGGTGTCGGGCTGGGGGTCGCCCATCTGCAACCTGAAGTATCTTGCTTCCCTGCATCACATCACCCTCGATTACTGGAGGGGCAAACTGGCAAATGGGGACGAGAACGCTG GCATTCGAACAGTGGAAAACTACTTTTCAATGTGTAAATCCTTGGTAGCATGGATTCTAGGTCAGAACTGGGGAAGATTCAAACGAAGAAAG GTATACCTGGACACTCTGGAGGGAGTGCACAGGATGCTGAAGAAGGAGCTGCACACCTCTGTGATCGATCACAAGCAATTCTGGCAGGTTGCCAAAGTTCAGATGGCGAGAGTGTGCAAGCTGGAGGAGACTGCGGTAAACTATGTCAACTGGAGAATGATTGATGCTGTCCCTTACTACAG GCTGTACATGGTGTCTGGCTGTGCTGTCTACCTGGAGCACATTAAAGTGTTTCTGCGCAGAAAGAGGCTGATCCACGACTGGATTTTTCAAGAGGAAAACACCTGGGTCAGACGCCTGCTGTCAGAGGATCTCTACCTGCTTTTGCAGTTTGACACAAAGATATCTGAAG GCAACCTTCATGGAGACTCCCTCTCTGCCCACCTGAGTCGCATCATCTGGCTTTATTTACACTCCGGTCAGCAGCTGTACATGGAGGCTGTGAAGGGATTTGTGCAGCATAGTGCTCAAGCAAGACTTGGATATTGCGTATTGGTCTCAGTCTCACCTGGTTTTTACTCGCCATCTGTTAACTGA
- the LOC136751998 gene encoding uncharacterized protein LOC136751998 isoform X2, translating into MALVDGGWEELREQLALLSGRSSVVVDVGPTVHQYSHTGLLHLSDEVLVLILRLLDPVSLLRVGSTCRTLFRVCSCCSLWSRLLQASFGVSFTTATISISAKHSFRLLFMWRTLYTNLHCNRSLQEKLFTERPPPKYWVQWLVLEERVPLPPVRLPDCEIEKLWGIGRESLEGKCREAEDGDGNVLKMEWKELFNLNVQHHGSVANILQYVLHQQEENDHRDLEALYQQYTQFRFQWHFSYWLFKQPKPFDRQLRMIFLQWQGHSKQKVSGWGSPICNLKYLASLHHITLDYWRGKLANGDENAGIRTVENYFSMCKSLVAWILGQNWGRFKRRKVYLDTLEGVHRMLKKELHTSVIDHKQFWQVAKVQMARVCKLEETAVNYVNWRMIDAVPYYRLYMVSGCAVYLEHIKVFLRRKRLIHDWIFQEENTWVRRLLSEDLYLLLQFDTKISEGNLHGDSLSAHLSRIIWLYLHSGQQLYMEAVKGFVQHSAQARLGYCVLVSVSPGFYSPSVN; encoded by the exons ATGGCGCTTGTGGATGGAGGTTGGGAGGAGCTGCGGGAGCAGTTGGCTTTGTTGTCCGGCCGGTCTTCCGTTGTAGTGGACGTTGGGCCCACGGTGCATCAATACTCCCACACCGGACTGCTACACCTGAGCGACGAGGTCCTCGTCCTCATCCTGCGGCTTCTGGACCCCGTCTCCTTGCTCCGGGTGGGCAGCACCTGCAGGACGCTGTTCAGGGTGTGCAGTTGCTGCTCCCTGTGGTCAAGACTCCTCCAG GCGTCATTTGGGGTTTCATTTACCACTGCCACCATCTCCATCTCCGCCAAGCATTCTTTCCGCCTCCTGTTCATGTGGAGGACGCTGTACACAAACCTGCACTGCAACAGGTCCCTGCAGGAGAAGCTATTTACAGAGAGGCCTCCCCCAAAATACTGGGTCCAGTGGCTGGTGCTTGAAGAGAGGGTGCCCTTGCCTCCAGTCAGACTACCTGATTGTGAAATTGAGAAACTCTGGGGAATAGGCAGAGAATCGCTCGAAGGAAAATGCAGAG AAGCTGAAGATGGTGATggcaatgttttaaaaatggagTGGAAGGAACTGTTTAACCTTAACGTCCAGCACCATGGCAGTGTTGCCAACATCCTTCAATATGTTCTTCATCAGCAGGAGGAAAATG ACCACAGGGATTTGGAGGCCTTGTACCAGCAGTACACTCAGTTCAGGTTCCAGTGGCACTTTTCCTACTGGCTGTTCAAGCAGCCGAAGCCCTTCGACCGACAACTGCGGATGATCTTTTTGCAGTGGCAGGGGCACAGTAAGCAGAAGGTGTCGGGCTGGGGGTCGCCCATCTGCAACCTGAAGTATCTTGCTTCCCTGCATCACATCACCCTCGATTACTGGAGGGGCAAACTGGCAAATGGGGACGAGAACGCTG GCATTCGAACAGTGGAAAACTACTTTTCAATGTGTAAATCCTTGGTAGCATGGATTCTAGGTCAGAACTGGGGAAGATTCAAACGAAGAAAG GTATACCTGGACACTCTGGAGGGAGTGCACAGGATGCTGAAGAAGGAGCTGCACACCTCTGTGATCGATCACAAGCAATTCTGGCAGGTTGCCAAAGTTCAGATGGCGAGAGTGTGCAAGCTGGAGGAGACTGCGGTAAACTATGTCAACTGGAGAATGATTGATGCTGTCCCTTACTACAG GCTGTACATGGTGTCTGGCTGTGCTGTCTACCTGGAGCACATTAAAGTGTTTCTGCGCAGAAAGAGGCTGATCCACGACTGGATTTTTCAAGAGGAAAACACCTGGGTCAGACGCCTGCTGTCAGAGGATCTCTACCTGCTTTTGCAGTTTGACACAAAGATATCTGAAG GCAACCTTCATGGAGACTCCCTCTCTGCCCACCTGAGTCGCATCATCTGGCTTTATTTACACTCCGGTCAGCAGCTGTACATGGAGGCTGTGAAGGGATTTGTGCAGCATAGTGCTCAAGCAAGACTTGGATATTGCGTATTGGTCTCAGTCTCACCTGGTTTTTACTCGCCATCTGTTAACTGA